A DNA window from Allokutzneria albata contains the following coding sequences:
- a CDS encoding Dyp-type peroxidase, which translates to MSLPRPRPDRRALLLGAGASALGALVACSAPPRPPAPVAATEPLDAVRANGPRQAGIADPPIAQRHCDLSIWDTRDAKDHPADLLRRWSALIPALASGQAPALGGLAPSALTVTVGIGPRLVAAVDPKLPGAQDLPAFADEQIGERHRGGDLMLQVCASDPLVVSLAVGELSRVAALRPRWRQTAFRGPSRADGAARNMLGFVDGIVVPRGDRELDREVWLDGPERVRGGTIAVVRRMRLDANAFLALPIAEQERIFGRRRDSAEPLSGGGPDAEVDLGAKTADGQYQVPADSHVRRAHPLTSGSGVMLRRSYSFDDGPDDRGLLFISFQRELRTFVATQHRLDEGDRLMRFATTTASGTFLVLPGLPLDRFFA; encoded by the coding sequence GTGTCTCTCCCCCGACCCCGACCCGATCGGCGCGCGCTGTTGCTCGGCGCGGGTGCAAGCGCGCTGGGAGCGCTGGTCGCCTGCTCCGCCCCGCCGCGTCCCCCAGCTCCCGTCGCCGCGACCGAGCCGCTGGACGCGGTCCGCGCGAACGGCCCCCGCCAGGCGGGCATCGCCGATCCGCCCATCGCCCAACGCCACTGTGATCTGTCCATTTGGGACACACGGGACGCGAAGGACCACCCTGCCGACCTGCTCAGGCGGTGGAGCGCGCTGATCCCGGCACTGGCGAGCGGCCAGGCACCGGCGCTCGGCGGGCTGGCTCCGAGCGCGCTCACCGTCACGGTCGGCATCGGTCCCCGCCTGGTCGCGGCGGTCGACCCGAAGCTGCCGGGGGCGCAGGACCTGCCGGCCTTCGCCGACGAGCAGATCGGCGAACGGCACCGCGGCGGCGACCTGATGCTCCAGGTCTGCGCGAGCGATCCGCTCGTGGTGTCGCTCGCGGTCGGCGAGCTGAGCAGGGTCGCGGCGCTGCGCCCGCGCTGGCGGCAGACGGCCTTCCGAGGCCCCTCGCGCGCGGACGGGGCGGCGCGCAACATGCTCGGCTTCGTGGACGGGATCGTGGTCCCGCGCGGCGACCGCGAACTGGACCGCGAGGTCTGGCTTGACGGACCGGAAAGAGTTCGCGGAGGCACGATCGCGGTGGTCCGGCGAATGCGACTGGACGCCAACGCCTTCCTCGCCCTGCCGATCGCCGAACAGGAACGGATCTTCGGCCGCCGCCGCGACTCGGCGGAACCGCTCTCCGGCGGCGGGCCGGACGCGGAGGTGGACCTGGGCGCGAAGACCGCGGACGGCCAGTACCAGGTGCCCGCCGACTCGCACGTGCGCCGGGCCCACCCGCTCACCAGCGGATCGGGCGTCATGCTGCGCCGGTCCTACAGCTTCGACGACGGCCCGGACGACCGCGGCCTGCTGTTCATCTCGTTCCAGCGCGAGCTGCGCACCTTCGTGGCGACGCAGCACCGCCTGGACGAGGGCGACCGGTTGATGCGCTTCGCCACCACCACGGCCTCCGGCACCTTCCTGGTGCTGCCCGGCCTCCCGCTCGACCGCTTCTTCGCATGA
- a CDS encoding LacI family DNA-binding transcriptional regulator has translation MRRSAAPPTLEDVALRAGVSRATVSRVINNQPRVSPETAAVVLAAAAELGYTPNAAARSLVTRRTGAIAVVLSEPESMIFDDPFFAAVVRTACHELARHQQQMALLLAHRPEQAERVERFLRAGHVDGALMFSPHRDDPLPGQVRRLPMPVVFGGRPWLPEDGLHIVDADNLGGAELATRHLVERGRGNTVTITGPLDHRAAVDRLEGWRRVTGADEAAVRSRSAEGDFTRAGGERAMTELLARVPDLDGVFAASDHMAVGALSALRRAGRAVPRDVSVVSFDDHPSIAAAAHPALTAVRQDPIGMVAEMVADLHALLDGEDLAPHCRFLPATLTERASA, from the coding sequence GTGCGGCGTTCGGCAGCACCACCCACCCTGGAGGACGTCGCGCTCCGGGCCGGGGTGTCCAGGGCGACGGTCTCCCGCGTGATCAACAACCAGCCGCGGGTCAGCCCGGAGACCGCCGCGGTGGTGCTCGCCGCCGCGGCCGAGCTGGGCTACACGCCGAACGCCGCCGCCCGCTCCCTGGTCACCCGGCGCACCGGCGCGATCGCGGTGGTGCTCTCCGAACCCGAGAGCATGATCTTCGACGACCCGTTCTTCGCCGCCGTGGTGCGCACCGCCTGCCACGAGCTGGCCCGCCACCAGCAGCAGATGGCGCTGCTGCTGGCGCACCGCCCCGAGCAGGCCGAGCGGGTGGAGCGGTTCCTGCGCGCCGGGCACGTCGACGGCGCGCTGATGTTCAGCCCGCACCGCGACGACCCGCTGCCCGGCCAGGTCCGGCGGCTGCCCATGCCCGTGGTCTTCGGCGGGCGCCCGTGGCTGCCGGAGGACGGGCTGCACATCGTCGACGCCGACAACCTGGGCGGTGCCGAGCTGGCCACGCGGCACCTCGTCGAGCGCGGCCGCGGCAACACCGTCACGATCACCGGGCCGCTGGACCACCGGGCCGCCGTGGACCGCCTCGAAGGATGGCGGCGGGTCACCGGAGCCGACGAGGCCGCGGTCCGCTCGCGCAGCGCCGAGGGCGACTTCACCAGGGCCGGTGGGGAGCGCGCCATGACCGAGCTGCTCGCCCGCGTGCCCGACCTCGACGGCGTGTTCGCGGCGAGCGACCACATGGCCGTCGGCGCCCTGTCCGCACTCCGGCGGGCCGGCCGGGCGGTGCCCCGCGACGTGTCCGTGGTCAGCTTCGACGACCACCCCTCGATCGCCGCGGCCGCCCATCCCGCACTGACCGCGGTGCGTCAGGACCCGATCGGGATGGTCGCGGAGATGGTCGCCGACCTGCACGCCCTGCTGGACGGCGAGGACCTCGCCCCGCACTGCCGCTTCCTCCCCGCCACCCTCACCGAACGCGCCTCGGCGTAG